From the genome of Pantoea alfalfae, one region includes:
- a CDS encoding heavy metal-binding domain-containing protein: protein MKFSTTPTLEGHSISEYCGVVTGEAILGANIFRDFFAGIRDVVGGRSGAYEKELRKAREIAFEELEAQAKVLGANAVVGIDIDYETVGKDGSMLMVSVSGTAVIIR from the coding sequence ATGAAATTTTCAACAACCCCAACGCTGGAAGGTCACAGCATCAGTGAATATTGCGGTGTGGTTACCGGAGAAGCGATTCTGGGTGCCAACATCTTCCGTGATTTTTTCGCGGGCATCCGTGATGTGGTCGGTGGTCGTTCCGGCGCGTATGAGAAAGAGCTGCGTAAAGCGCGGGAAATCGCGTTTGAAGAGCTGGAAGCGCAGGCAAAAGTGCTGGGTGCCAACGCAGTGGTCGGTATCGACATTGATTACGAAACGGTCGGAAAAGATGGCAGCATGCTGATGGTCAGCGTCAGCGGTACGGCGGTGATCATTCGTTGA
- the poxB gene encoding ubiquinone-dependent pyruvate dehydrogenase, with product MKQTVAALVAKTLESAGVKRIWGVTGDSLNGLSDSLNRMGTIEWMPTRHEEVAAFAAGAEAHISGELAICAGSCGPGNLHLINGLFDCHRNRVPVLAIAAHIPSSEIGSGYFQETHPQELFRECSHYCELVSNPEQLPQVLGIAMRKAILNRGVSVVVLPGDVALKLAPESASTEWYPPQLPQVLPQPAELARLAQTLNEATDITLLCGSGCAGAHQEVVALAEALKAPIVHALRGKEHIEYDNPYDVGMTGLIGFSSGFHAMMNAGTLVLLGTQFPYRAFYPENAKIIQIDINPGSLGSHCHVDQAYVGDVKSTLQALLPQLTHKSDRSHLDSAVKHYVEARKSLDELAQPNDKQPIHPQYLAQQISHYASDDAIFTCDVGTPTVWAARYLKMNGKRRLLGSFNHGSMANAMPQALGAQSIDRNRQVVALCGDGGFSMLMGDFISLAQLKMPVKLVIFNNSVLGFVAMEMKAGGYLTDGTELENPDFAAIAQACGIRGIRVEKASELNGALEQAFAHDGPVLVDVITAKEELAMPPQIKMEQAKGFSLYMLRAIMNGRGDEVVELAKTNWLR from the coding sequence ATGAAACAAACCGTGGCGGCGCTGGTCGCCAAAACGCTGGAAAGCGCGGGCGTCAAACGCATCTGGGGTGTCACCGGGGACTCCCTTAACGGCCTGAGCGATAGCCTTAATCGCATGGGCACCATCGAGTGGATGCCGACACGACACGAAGAAGTCGCCGCCTTTGCGGCGGGCGCAGAAGCCCATATCAGCGGCGAACTGGCGATCTGCGCCGGTTCCTGTGGACCCGGCAATTTACATCTCATCAACGGTTTGTTCGACTGCCATCGCAATCGCGTCCCGGTTCTGGCGATTGCGGCGCATATCCCCTCGAGCGAAATCGGCAGCGGCTATTTCCAGGAAACCCATCCGCAGGAGCTGTTCCGCGAATGCAGCCACTACTGTGAGCTGGTCTCGAATCCTGAGCAGTTACCGCAGGTGCTGGGCATCGCGATGCGTAAAGCGATTCTGAATCGTGGCGTCTCGGTTGTGGTACTGCCAGGAGACGTGGCACTGAAACTGGCACCGGAAAGCGCCAGCACTGAGTGGTATCCGCCGCAGTTGCCGCAGGTCCTGCCACAGCCCGCCGAACTGGCCCGGCTGGCACAGACGCTGAACGAGGCCACTGACATTACGCTGCTGTGCGGCAGTGGCTGCGCCGGTGCACATCAGGAAGTGGTGGCGCTGGCCGAAGCGCTGAAAGCGCCGATTGTCCATGCGTTGCGTGGCAAAGAACACATCGAGTATGACAACCCTTATGATGTCGGCATGACCGGCCTGATCGGGTTCTCATCTGGTTTCCACGCCATGATGAATGCCGGGACGCTGGTGTTGCTTGGCACCCAGTTCCCCTATCGTGCCTTCTATCCGGAAAACGCTAAGATCATCCAGATCGATATCAATCCGGGTAGTCTCGGATCACACTGTCACGTTGATCAGGCCTATGTCGGTGATGTGAAAAGCACGCTGCAGGCATTGCTGCCGCAACTGACGCACAAAAGCGATCGCAGCCACCTCGACAGTGCAGTCAAGCACTACGTCGAGGCACGCAAAAGTCTGGATGAGCTGGCGCAGCCCAACGACAAGCAACCGATTCATCCGCAATATCTGGCACAGCAGATCAGCCATTACGCCAGCGACGACGCTATTTTTACCTGCGATGTCGGAACCCCGACCGTCTGGGCGGCGCGCTACCTGAAGATGAACGGCAAACGTCGCCTGCTGGGTTCGTTTAACCATGGCTCAATGGCGAACGCAATGCCACAGGCGCTGGGTGCGCAGTCGATCGATCGCAACCGTCAGGTCGTTGCGCTGTGCGGCGACGGCGGCTTCAGCATGCTGATGGGCGATTTTATCTCGCTGGCGCAGCTGAAAATGCCGGTAAAACTGGTGATCTTTAACAACAGCGTGCTGGGCTTTGTGGCGATGGAGATGAAGGCCGGGGGCTATCTCACCGACGGCACGGAGCTGGAAAATCCCGACTTTGCTGCTATCGCCCAGGCCTGCGGCATCCGTGGTATCCGGGTGGAAAAGGCGTCAGAACTGAATGGCGCGCTGGAGCAGGCATTTGCCCATGATGGTCCGGTACTGGTGGATGTTATTACGGCCAAAGAGGAGCTGGCTATGCCACCACAGATCAAAATGGAGCAGGCCAAAGGCTTCAGCCTCTACATGCTGCGCGCCATCATGAACGGTCGCGGTGATGAGGTGGTAGAACTGGCGAAAACCAACTGGCTGCGGTAA
- the clpS gene encoding ATP-dependent Clp protease adapter ClpS has protein sequence MANTNDWLNFEHLAEDKVREGLKPPSMYKVILNNDDYTPMEFVIDVVQKFFSYDVERATQLMLKVHYHGKAICGVFTAEVAETKAAQVNNYARENHHPLLCTLEKA, from the coding sequence ATGGCAAACACAAACGACTGGCTTAACTTTGAACATCTGGCCGAAGACAAAGTACGTGAAGGGTTAAAGCCGCCTTCTATGTATAAAGTCATTCTGAATAATGACGATTATACACCTATGGAATTTGTTATTGACGTCGTACAAAAGTTCTTTTCTTATGATGTTGAACGTGCAACGCAGCTGATGTTGAAAGTTCACTATCACGGCAAGGCGATCTGTGGTGTATTTACTGCAGAAGTCGCCGAAACAAAAGCGGCCCAGGTGAACAACTATGCGCGGGAAAATCATCATCCGTTGCTGTGTACGCTGGAAAAAGCCTGA
- the artP gene encoding arginine ABC transporter ATP-binding protein ArtP encodes MSIQLNAINCFYGAHQALFDINLECPQGETLVLLGPSGAGKSSLLRVLNLLEQPRSGQLQIAGNQFDFTQKPSDAAIRELRQNVGMVFQQYNLWPHLTVLQNLIEAPCRVLGLSKSDARARADKLLDRLRLTPYSDRFPLHLSGGQQQRVAIARALMMEPQVLLFDEPTAALDPEITAQIVSIIRELAQTRITQVIVTHEVEVARKTASRVVYMENGHIVEQGDASRFTQPQTEAFAHYLSH; translated from the coding sequence ATGAGTATTCAACTAAACGCAATAAACTGCTTCTACGGTGCTCATCAGGCGCTGTTCGACATCAACCTTGAGTGTCCGCAAGGCGAGACCCTGGTGCTGCTGGGCCCCAGCGGTGCGGGCAAGAGTTCGCTGCTGCGGGTGCTTAATCTGCTGGAGCAGCCACGTTCAGGTCAGTTGCAGATTGCCGGCAATCAGTTCGACTTCACGCAGAAACCGTCTGATGCCGCGATTCGCGAACTGCGTCAGAACGTCGGCATGGTGTTCCAGCAATATAATCTCTGGCCACATCTGACCGTGCTGCAGAATCTGATCGAAGCGCCCTGCCGGGTTCTGGGCCTCAGTAAAAGCGACGCCCGCGCCCGTGCCGATAAGCTGCTTGACCGACTGCGCCTGACGCCCTACAGCGATCGTTTTCCGCTGCACCTCTCCGGGGGGCAGCAGCAGCGTGTGGCGATTGCCCGCGCGCTGATGATGGAGCCGCAGGTGCTGCTGTTCGATGAGCCGACGGCCGCGCTGGACCCTGAAATTACCGCACAGATTGTCAGTATCATTCGCGAACTGGCGCAGACACGCATTACCCAGGTGATTGTGACCCATGAAGTGGAAGTGGCACGTAAAACGGCCAGCCGCGTTGTTTATATGGAGAACGGTCACATTGTGGAACAGGGCGATGCCAGCCGCTTTACACAGCCGCAAACCGAAGCGTTTGCTCACTATCTTTCGCACTAA
- the clpA gene encoding ATP-dependent Clp protease ATP-binding subunit ClpA has protein sequence MLNQELELSLNMAFARAREHRHEFMTVEHLLLALLSNPSAREALEACTVDIVALRQELEAFIEQTTPVLPASEEERDTQPTLSFQRVLQRAVFHVQSSGRSEVTGANVLVAIFSEQESQAAYLLRKHEVSRLDVVNFISHGTRKDEPGQAPGAENPVNEEQAGGEDRMENFTTNLNQLARVGGIDPLIGRDKELERTIQVLCRRRKNNPLLVGESGVGKTAIAEGLAWRIEQGDVPEVMKDCTIYSLDIGSLLAGTKYRGDFEKRFKALLKQLEQDEHSILFIDEIHTIIGAGAASGGQVDAANLIKPLLSSGKIRVMGSTTYQEFSNIFEKDRALARRFQKIDITEPSPEETVQILNGLKTKYEAHHDVRYTAKAVRAAVELAVKYINDRHLPDKAIDVIDEAGARARLMPASKRKKTINVSDIETVVARIARIPEQSVSASDRDTLKNLGDRLKMLVFGQDNAIEALTEAIKMSRAGLGQDRKPVGSFLFAGPTGVGKTEVTVQLAKALGIELLRFDMSEYMERHTVSRLIGAPPGYVGFDQGGLLTDAVIKHPHAVVLLDEIEKAHPDVFNLLLQVMDNGMLTDNNGRKADFRNVVLVMTTNAGVRETERKSIGLIHQDNSTDAMEEIKKIFTPEFRNRLDNIIWFSHLSPAVIHQVVDKFIVELQAQLDAKGVSLEVSDEARDWLAEKGYDKAMGARPMARTVQDSLKKPLANELLFGSLVDGGSVSVALDREKGELTYHFLSAEKRKTEGTVH, from the coding sequence ATGCTCAATCAAGAACTGGAACTCAGTTTAAATATGGCTTTCGCCAGAGCGCGTGAGCACCGTCATGAGTTTATGACCGTCGAGCATCTGTTACTGGCGTTGCTCAGTAACCCGTCGGCCAGAGAGGCATTGGAAGCCTGTACGGTGGATATTGTGGCTCTGCGGCAGGAACTCGAAGCCTTCATCGAACAAACCACACCGGTGCTGCCCGCCAGCGAAGAGGAGCGTGACACTCAACCGACGCTCAGCTTCCAGCGCGTCCTGCAGCGTGCGGTTTTCCATGTCCAGTCATCCGGTCGCAGCGAAGTCACCGGGGCAAATGTGCTGGTCGCCATCTTCAGCGAGCAGGAGTCGCAAGCGGCCTATCTGTTACGCAAACATGAAGTCAGCCGCCTTGATGTGGTGAATTTCATCTCTCACGGTACGCGCAAAGACGAACCGGGCCAGGCGCCAGGCGCTGAAAATCCGGTTAACGAAGAGCAAGCAGGCGGGGAGGATCGTATGGAAAACTTCACCACCAATCTTAATCAGCTTGCTCGCGTCGGTGGTATCGATCCACTGATTGGTCGCGATAAAGAGCTGGAACGTACCATTCAGGTGCTGTGCCGTCGTCGTAAAAACAACCCGCTGCTGGTGGGTGAATCGGGTGTGGGTAAAACCGCTATTGCAGAAGGCCTCGCCTGGCGTATCGAGCAGGGCGATGTACCGGAAGTGATGAAAGACTGCACCATCTACTCGCTGGATATCGGTTCATTGCTGGCGGGCACCAAATACCGTGGTGACTTTGAAAAACGTTTTAAAGCGCTGCTGAAGCAGCTGGAGCAGGACGAACACAGCATTCTGTTTATCGATGAAATCCATACCATCATTGGTGCGGGTGCCGCGTCCGGCGGCCAGGTCGATGCGGCGAACCTGATCAAACCTCTTCTTTCCTCTGGCAAGATTCGGGTGATGGGTTCCACCACCTATCAGGAATTCAGCAACATCTTTGAAAAAGACCGTGCCCTGGCGCGTCGCTTCCAGAAGATCGATATCACGGAGCCTTCACCTGAAGAGACCGTGCAGATCCTGAATGGCCTGAAGACCAAGTACGAAGCGCATCACGATGTGCGCTATACCGCGAAAGCGGTGCGCGCAGCGGTGGAACTGGCGGTGAAATATATCAACGACCGTCATCTGCCTGACAAGGCGATTGATGTGATTGATGAAGCGGGTGCGCGTGCGCGCCTGATGCCAGCCAGTAAGCGCAAGAAAACCATCAACGTCTCTGACATTGAAACTGTGGTGGCCCGTATTGCCCGTATTCCTGAGCAAAGCGTGTCAGCAAGCGACCGCGATACGCTGAAAAATCTGGGCGATCGCCTGAAGATGCTGGTGTTTGGTCAGGACAACGCCATTGAGGCGCTGACGGAAGCGATCAAAATGAGCCGTGCAGGTCTGGGTCAGGATCGTAAGCCGGTCGGTTCCTTCCTGTTTGCCGGGCCTACTGGGGTCGGTAAAACGGAAGTCACCGTGCAGCTGGCGAAAGCGCTGGGTATTGAGCTGCTGCGCTTTGATATGTCCGAGTATATGGAGCGTCACACCGTCAGCCGTTTGATTGGTGCGCCTCCGGGTTATGTCGGCTTTGATCAGGGCGGCCTGCTGACGGATGCCGTGATTAAGCATCCTCATGCGGTGGTGTTACTGGATGAGATTGAGAAAGCACACCCGGATGTCTTCAACCTGCTACTGCAGGTAATGGATAACGGTATGCTGACCGACAACAATGGTCGCAAAGCGGACTTCCGCAACGTGGTACTGGTCATGACCACCAACGCCGGTGTACGTGAAACTGAACGTAAGTCGATTGGCCTGATTCATCAGGACAACAGCACCGATGCGATGGAGGAGATCAAAAAGATCTTTACGCCAGAGTTTCGTAACCGTCTCGACAACATTATCTGGTTCAGTCACCTGTCCCCAGCGGTGATCCATCAGGTGGTCGACAAGTTTATTGTCGAGTTGCAGGCGCAGCTGGATGCGAAAGGCGTATCGCTGGAAGTCAGTGATGAAGCGCGTGACTGGCTGGCTGAGAAGGGCTATGACAAAGCGATGGGCGCACGTCCGATGGCGCGCACCGTACAGGACAGCCTGAAGAAACCGTTAGCTAATGAACTGCTGTTTGGTTCGCTGGTGGATGGCGGCTCAGTATCAGTCGCGCTGGATCGTGAGAAAGGTGAACTGACCTATCACTTCCTGAGTGCTGAAAAACGCAAAACCGAAGGCACTGTGCATTAA
- a CDS encoding ATP-dependent nuclease has translation MILEHIDIRGFRGINKLSLPLTRTNLLIGENAWGKSSLLDALSLLLSPNEPAYVFTQADFHFTPGDVADPMRRLSIVFHFRDDGSDPDAVLSTFWQRDAQGQRRLYYSVSAAWRDSGIETRRRFVDVNAQLLPEQHCAAAIDLLMKRYPVLRLRDARFSKRTRNSAPVATPHPEVLAGMASLARDLEHHPQQLSDEVLRQGLKTMQQLMQHYFLVQLPDAGNELRSRDPQTRDGEKGWRALDHLNQLIAGTDSRSRQLILLQIFTLLIEARGDVPLAADARPLLLIEDPETRLHPIMLSVAWNLLRLLPLQKIATTNSAELLSQVPVENVCRLVRGPSRVAAWRIGPEGLSAEESRRIGFHIRVNRPAALFARCWLLVEGETEVWIMNELAQQCGYNFAAEGVKVIEFAQSGLKPLLKFARRMGIAWHVLTDGDQAGNKYASTARTQLQPGDPELRFLTQLPALDMENFLYHQGFQDVYHQMAHLPLNVPMSSRRIITKAIHQSSKPELAIAVATSAAERGPEAIPPLIREMFARVIGLAQGQAD, from the coding sequence ATGATTCTGGAACATATCGATATTCGCGGTTTCCGCGGCATCAACAAGCTCTCACTCCCTTTAACCCGGACTAATCTGCTGATTGGTGAGAATGCCTGGGGCAAATCCAGCCTGCTGGATGCCCTGAGCCTGTTACTTTCGCCCAATGAACCAGCTTATGTTTTTACCCAGGCTGATTTCCATTTCACCCCAGGTGATGTGGCCGATCCCATGCGCCGTCTGTCAATCGTATTTCATTTTCGCGATGATGGCAGCGACCCGGATGCTGTGCTCTCGACATTCTGGCAGCGCGATGCTCAGGGCCAGCGTCGGCTTTATTACAGCGTCAGCGCGGCCTGGCGTGACAGCGGCATCGAAACCCGACGGCGTTTCGTTGATGTGAACGCGCAGCTGTTGCCAGAGCAGCACTGCGCGGCGGCCATTGATCTGTTGATGAAACGCTATCCGGTGCTGCGGCTGCGCGATGCGCGCTTTAGTAAGCGGACGCGTAACAGTGCGCCTGTGGCTACTCCACATCCTGAGGTGCTGGCGGGCATGGCGTCGCTGGCGCGCGATCTGGAGCACCATCCCCAGCAGCTCAGTGATGAGGTGCTGCGACAGGGGCTGAAGACCATGCAGCAACTGATGCAGCACTACTTTCTGGTGCAGTTGCCCGATGCGGGCAATGAACTCAGGTCACGGGATCCGCAGACACGCGACGGGGAAAAGGGATGGCGGGCGTTGGATCATCTCAATCAGCTGATAGCCGGAACCGACTCCCGCAGCCGTCAGCTGATTCTGCTGCAGATATTTACCCTGTTGATTGAGGCGCGAGGCGACGTCCCGCTGGCCGCTGATGCCCGTCCGCTGCTGCTGATTGAAGATCCGGAAACCCGGCTGCATCCGATTATGCTGTCGGTGGCGTGGAACCTGCTAAGGCTGTTGCCGCTGCAAAAAATCGCCACTACCAATTCTGCTGAGCTTCTGTCTCAGGTGCCGGTAGAGAACGTCTGTCGTCTGGTACGCGGTCCCTCGCGCGTGGCCGCCTGGCGCATCGGGCCAGAAGGGCTGAGTGCCGAAGAGAGCCGGCGCATTGGCTTCCATATTCGTGTCAACCGGCCTGCGGCGCTGTTTGCCCGTTGCTGGCTGCTGGTGGAGGGGGAAACCGAAGTCTGGATTATGAATGAGCTGGCACAGCAGTGCGGTTACAACTTTGCGGCTGAAGGGGTGAAGGTAATTGAGTTTGCTCAGTCGGGCTTAAAGCCGCTGCTGAAGTTTGCCCGTCGCATGGGCATCGCCTGGCATGTGCTGACAGACGGCGATCAGGCGGGTAACAAATATGCCAGCACGGCACGCACGCAGTTACAGCCCGGCGATCCTGAGCTGCGTTTTCTGACGCAGTTACCGGCACTGGATATGGAGAATTTTCTCTATCACCAGGGTTTTCAGGATGTCTATCATCAGATGGCGCACCTGCCGTTAAACGTTCCGATGAGTTCCAGGCGTATTATTACCAAAGCGATTCACCAGAGCTCCAAGCCAGAACTGGCGATCGCTGTGGCGACATCGGCGGCGGAACGCGGGCCGGAAGCCATCCCGCCGTTAATACGGGAGATGTTTGCCCGGGTGATTGGGCTGGCGCAGGGCCAGGCAGATTAA
- a CDS encoding lipoprotein yields the protein MRNNAFALMIPAALLLSACTTVEPVIKDNGPRTAPCIEGGPDQVAQKFYDLRVEQPTQGLPDSNTLAKYRPYLSDALYHSLQAASGSNAGSQWRNGDLFSSLSQGPTAASVADASTIPNRDARNIPLRVDLSRDGKQWQDEVLMIHQGTCWVVDDVRYMANPAHAEGGSLSQMLEKSKK from the coding sequence ATGAGAAACAACGCGTTTGCGCTAATGATCCCGGCGGCCCTGCTGCTCAGCGCCTGTACTACCGTTGAGCCAGTCATTAAGGATAATGGCCCGCGTACCGCCCCCTGTATTGAAGGCGGTCCTGACCAGGTAGCCCAGAAGTTTTACGACCTGCGTGTCGAACAGCCTACGCAGGGTCTGCCTGACAGCAATACCCTGGCAAAATATCGCCCTTACCTGAGTGATGCGCTTTATCACTCCCTGCAGGCGGCCAGCGGCAGCAATGCCGGTTCACAGTGGCGTAACGGCGATCTCTTCTCCAGCCTGTCACAGGGTCCGACGGCTGCCAGCGTCGCCGATGCTTCCACCATTCCGAACCGCGATGCACGCAACATCCCGCTGCGGGTCGATCTGAGCCGCGACGGCAAACAGTGGCAGGATGAAGTGCTGATGATCCACCAGGGCACCTGCTGGGTCGTTGACGACGTGCGCTACATGGCGAACCCTGCACATGCCGAAGGCGGCAGCCTGAGCCAGATGCTTGAAAAATCAAAAAAATAA
- a CDS encoding N-acetylmuramoyl-L-alanine amidase yields the protein MKRGLLMLLALLLAGCHSGMESRDGYWADLRHPAQGARPRVKVIVVHYTAEDFSSSLATLTDREVSAHYLIPRQPPQRAGKGVIWQLVPEQQLAWHAGPSFWRGAIRINDTSIGIELVNKGYRRTLTGLEWQPFTAAQITTLEALVRDIAQRYGIPPENIVGHSDIAPQRKQDPGPLFPWQQLAQRGLGAWPDAGRVQFYLAGQDPHALVPVQPLMESLQRYGYAVTAGMSVREQQKVIAAFQMHFRPADYRGQPDAETAAIAAALLEKYGAAE from the coding sequence TTGAAACGCGGGCTGTTAATGCTGCTGGCACTGCTGCTGGCGGGGTGTCACTCTGGCATGGAATCCCGTGACGGCTACTGGGCCGATCTGCGGCATCCGGCGCAGGGTGCGCGGCCGCGGGTGAAGGTGATTGTGGTCCACTACACCGCCGAAGATTTTTCTTCGTCGCTGGCGACCCTCACCGATCGGGAAGTCAGCGCCCACTATCTGATTCCCCGCCAGCCGCCCCAACGTGCCGGTAAAGGCGTTATCTGGCAGCTGGTGCCGGAGCAGCAACTCGCCTGGCATGCAGGGCCCAGCTTCTGGCGTGGAGCCATCCGCATCAATGACACCTCGATTGGTATTGAGCTGGTAAATAAGGGTTATCGCCGGACGCTGACCGGCCTCGAATGGCAGCCCTTTACCGCCGCGCAGATCACCACGCTGGAGGCGCTGGTGCGGGATATTGCACAGCGTTACGGCATCCCACCAGAAAACATTGTTGGTCACAGTGATATCGCGCCGCAGCGCAAGCAGGATCCCGGTCCACTGTTCCCCTGGCAACAGCTGGCACAGCGGGGACTCGGTGCCTGGCCCGATGCCGGACGGGTGCAATTTTATTTAGCGGGGCAGGATCCGCACGCCCTTGTGCCCGTGCAGCCACTCATGGAAAGCCTGCAACGCTACGGTTATGCGGTGACAGCGGGGATGAGTGTGCGTGAGCAGCAGAAGGTGATTGCCGCGTTTCAGATGCATTTCCGGCCTGCGGATTATCGCGGTCAGCCCGATGCCGAAACCGCCGCGATAGCAGCCGCACTACTGGAGAAGTATGGTGCGGCGGAATAG
- the cspD gene encoding cold shock-like protein CspD, translating to METGTVKWFNNSKGFGFICPVGGGEDIFAHYSTIQMEGYRTLKAGQQVQFDVHEGPKGNHASLIVPVEIQAVA from the coding sequence ATGGAGACGGGCACAGTTAAATGGTTCAATAATTCCAAAGGCTTTGGCTTTATCTGTCCGGTTGGCGGTGGCGAAGATATTTTTGCACACTACTCCACCATTCAGATGGAAGGCTACCGCACGCTAAAGGCAGGCCAGCAGGTTCAGTTCGACGTGCATGAAGGCCCGAAAGGTAATCACGCCAGCCTCATCGTGCCGGTTGAGATACAGGCCGTGGCCTGA
- the ltaE gene encoding low-specificity L-threonine aldolase: protein MIDLRSDTVTRPSAAMLSAMMSAETGDDVYRDDPTVNALEAEAARLSGKAAALFFPTGTQANLVALLSHCERGDEYIVGQQAHNYKYEAGGAAVLGSIQPQPVLAADDGTLPLDVVAAAIKPDDIHFARTRLLSLENTHHGKVLPLAYLEQAWTFTREHKLALHIDGARIFNAVVAQKITLAAIARYCDSLTLCLSKGLGTPVGSLLCGDTALIERARRWRKMTGGGMRQTGILAAAGLYALEHNVARLQEDHDNAAWLGQQLHELGVSVIDQQTNMLFVSVPEAQVKPLGEWMKARGVLISVGTRTRLVTHLDADRAALEQVVAHWKAFLQQ from the coding sequence GTGATCGATTTACGCAGTGATACCGTGACCCGGCCCAGCGCCGCCATGTTAAGCGCAATGATGTCAGCCGAAACCGGTGATGACGTCTACCGTGACGATCCCACCGTAAATGCGCTGGAGGCGGAAGCTGCACGGCTGAGCGGCAAAGCCGCGGCGCTGTTTTTCCCGACCGGCACCCAGGCCAACCTGGTGGCGTTGCTCAGCCACTGCGAGCGCGGCGATGAATATATCGTCGGTCAGCAGGCACACAACTACAAATATGAAGCGGGCGGTGCGGCGGTGCTGGGCAGCATTCAGCCGCAGCCGGTGCTGGCCGCCGATGATGGCACCCTGCCGCTCGATGTGGTGGCTGCGGCCATTAAGCCGGATGATATTCACTTTGCCCGCACCCGCCTGCTGAGTCTGGAGAACACCCATCACGGTAAAGTTTTGCCGCTGGCGTATCTGGAACAGGCGTGGACCTTTACCCGCGAGCATAAGCTGGCGCTGCATATTGATGGCGCGCGTATTTTCAATGCCGTGGTCGCACAGAAGATCACGCTGGCGGCGATTGCCCGCTACTGCGACTCCCTCACCCTCTGTCTCTCTAAAGGTCTGGGCACGCCCGTCGGTTCGCTGCTGTGTGGCGATACGGCGCTGATTGAGCGCGCCCGTCGCTGGCGTAAAATGACCGGCGGCGGTATGCGCCAGACCGGTATTCTGGCGGCGGCGGGTCTGTACGCGTTAGAACACAACGTGGCGCGACTGCAGGAAGATCATGACAATGCCGCCTGGCTGGGGCAGCAGCTGCATGAACTGGGCGTCAGCGTCATCGATCAGCAGACCAACATGCTGTTCGTGTCCGTGCCGGAAGCCCAGGTCAAACCATTAGGTGAGTGGATGAAGGCGCGCGGCGTGTTAATCAGCGTGGGAACACGCACCCGACTGGTCACCCATCTGGATGCTGATCGTGCGGCGCTGGAGCAGGTTGTCGCCCACTGGAAAGCGTTTCTGCAGCAGTAA
- a CDS encoding lysine exporter LysO family protein — protein sequence MYSGLLIILLPLIAGWLLPFRKTTLLRRVNQLLGWMVYVILFFMGISLAFLDNLGSNLLAIFHTALVAAFCILLCNLLALRGLEKYAPWQHAHRQEKLPSRLHMALDSLKLCGVVVLGFLLGLNQWPLLHHASTASEYALIFLLFLVGIQLRGSGMTLRQIILNRRGMLVAVVVLLSALLGGMIAALVLGMPLKTGLALASGFGWYSLSGILMTEAFGPVIGSAAFFNDLVRELVAIMLIPALIGRHRSSALGLCGATSMDFTLPVLQRAGGNEIVPAAIVHGFVMSLLAPILIALFSA from the coding sequence ATGTACTCCGGACTTTTGATTATTCTGCTGCCGCTGATCGCCGGCTGGCTGTTGCCGTTCCGTAAAACCACTCTGCTGCGTCGGGTAAACCAGCTGTTAGGCTGGATGGTTTACGTCATTCTCTTCTTTATGGGCATCAGCCTGGCCTTTCTCGACAACCTCGGCAGTAACCTGCTGGCGATATTTCACACCGCACTCGTAGCGGCGTTCTGCATTCTGCTGTGCAACCTGCTGGCGCTGCGCGGACTGGAAAAGTATGCGCCCTGGCAGCATGCACACCGGCAGGAGAAACTGCCCTCGCGGCTGCATATGGCACTGGACTCCCTGAAGCTGTGCGGCGTCGTTGTCCTTGGTTTTCTGCTTGGCCTGAACCAGTGGCCGCTGTTGCATCACGCCTCAACCGCCAGCGAATATGCGCTGATTTTCCTGCTGTTTCTGGTGGGTATTCAGTTGCGCGGCAGTGGCATGACGCTGCGTCAGATCATCCTGAACCGTCGTGGCATGCTGGTGGCCGTTGTCGTGCTGCTCAGCGCGCTGCTCGGGGGCATGATTGCCGCGCTGGTGCTGGGCATGCCGTTAAAGACCGGTCTGGCGCTAGCCAGCGGCTTTGGCTGGTACTCCCTCTCCGGCATTCTGATGACCGAAGCCTTTGGCCCGGTCATCGGCAGTGCCGCCTTCTTCAACGACCTGGTACGTGAGCTGGTCGCCATCATGCTGATCCCGGCACTGATTGGTCGCCATCGTTCGAGTGCACTGGGTCTGTGTGGCGCCACCTCAATGGACTTTACCCTGCCGGTGCTGCAGCGGGCGGGCGGCAATGAGATTGTCCCTGCCGCCATTGTGCACGGTTTTGTCATGAGCCTGCTGGCCCCGATTCTGATCGCCCTCTTCTCTGCCTGA